The region CCGCCAGGAGCCCCACACCGATCACCGGCACCGAGATACCCGCGTAGGCCACCACGAACAGCATCGAGATCACCGCCGCGCGCCGGTCCGCGGGAGACGCCTCGGCCACCGCGGACAGCGCCGCGCGAAACGCCAGCCCCTGCCCGCCCCCGCCGACGAGCGCGCTCAGCACCACCAGCACCATCAGGTCCCACCGCAGCGCGCCCGCGAGCAGCGCCAGCCCGACGAGGAGTGCCGCGCAGCCCAGGGGCAGCGATCGCCCCATCCCGACCCGGCCGACGGCGAGCTGCCCGGCGGTCGAGGCGAAGAAGGCCAGCGCGACCACCAGCCCGCTGACGGCGTGGTTGTCCACCTTCAGCGACTGCGCGAGGAACGCCGGGCTGACCGACGTGAACACCCCGAACAGCGCGAACCCCACGAACGAGGCGATCGCCGCGGGCCCGAACACCGCCCGCACCTGCGCGGGCAGGCCGGGCCGTTGCGGCCGTACGGTGCTCAGCGGCCGCCGCTCCCGCACGGTCTCCGGAAGCCGCAGCAGGACGACGGCCGAGCAGGCCACCAGGGCGAGATGCACGGCGAACGGGAGGTACAGCGGCCAGGCGGCGTACTGCGCGAGCACTCCGGAGAGCAGCGGGCCACAGCCGAGGCCGCCCATGTTGGCTGCCGTCGCCACGAACGTGGCCCGGGAGGCGCCGCCGTACGGCGCCAACTCCATCACGTACGCCGTGGCAGTCCCGGTGAACAGACCGGCGGACAGCCCCGACAGCAGCCGTCCCGCGTACAGCCAGCCCAGCCCCGTGGCGCACAGGAAACAGACGGCGCTCGCCGCGGAGAACCCCAGGCCCCACAGCAGTACCGGACGTCTGCCCACGGAGTCCGAGGCGTTCCCCGTCAGCAGCAGCACGCCGATGACCCCGAAGGCGTACACGGCGTACACGACGGTGACCGTCAGCTCGGAGAACCCGAACTTCTCCTGATAGAGGCCGTAGAGGGGAGACGGCAGCGTGGTGCCGGCCATGCACACGACGAACACCGCCCCGCTGAGCAAACACTGGCGCCACCCTCGGCGATCACCGTCCATGCCGCCGACGGTAACCCCGCCCACGGCCCCGGCCCGGTCGGGCCGCGGCCGCGGCGCGTCTGTAACACCCACCTGCGGCGATTCGGAGGTGAGAGGTGGTAAGGGGCGGTGAGGGGCTCAGGGCTTCAGCGGAGTGCACAGCAGGGCGGCGGGGCCCGCGGTGCTGCCCACGCGGGTGGTGAAGGCGATACCGGCGGCGTACTCGTCGGCGGAACACTGGCCCTTGTACACGCCGTAGGCGAAGTCGCCGCCCGCCAGGTCGGCGGGCCGGGTGTCGGATCGGTCGAACCAGACGGTCCGTCCGGTGGCCCCCAGCGGGGTGCGCCCGGGTGCGCACAGGGCCGCCGACACGCGGTCACCGCGGCGGCTGTAGCCGATGAGGAACTGCCCTGCGGGGCACTGGAGTTTGGTGTAGCCACTGGCCCAGTCGCCGCCCGTGGGGACGTAGCGTTCGTCGGTGACGACCGTCTGGGCGTTGCCTGCGGCCCGCAGGTCGCCGGTGGTGGTGTCGGTGCACAGGCCACGCCCGGAGGTGTGGCTGAGGCCGATCAGCCGCAGGCCGTCGGGGCAGGCGGCCTTGTAGGCCCCCGAATCCCAGTCGCCGCCGGCTCGTACGCGCAGGGACTGCACTTGGTCGCCGTGGTCGGTGGTCAGCATGCGCCAGACAGGGACCGGCGTGATGGTTCCGGTACGTGTGGGAGCGGTCATGAGGTGACTCCAGGCGGTGGCGCGCCAGTCGCCCTGGTCGAGGATGCCGTACCGTCGTCCCGCGGTGTCGTAGCGCAGCAGGGCCCAGTCGTCGTGGCCCTCCCAGCCGACCAGGGGCCAGTAGGCGAAGTCGGCGTCATGGTCGGCGAAGTAGTCGGTGATGTTGCCGAACCAGGTGCGGGGCGCGGTGCCCGTCTCATTGGCGCCGATGCCGAATTCGCTGATCCACACCGGCGCGGTGTAGTGCTGCCCCTCTGTCGTGACGTAGAAGGCCTGGTCGGCGAGGACCTGGTACAGCTGGTCGCGGGTCAGGTCCTGGTAGCGGGCGTCGTGGGTCTCGCCGATTCCGGTGGCGCCGCTGTGCCGGGGGCCGGTGTAGCCGTAGAAGTGGGCGGAGTAGACCAGCTTGTGGGCGTCCACGAGGGTGTGCGAGAGCGTGCGCACGGGGGTGAGGGTGGGGCGGTCGTGCGGCAGTCCGTCGACGGGGATGCCGGTCCAGTTGATGCCCTCGATGACGATGAGGAGGTTGGGGTTGGCCTCGGTGAGGATGCGGTCCGCGGCTTGTTGGGCGGCGGCGTACCAGTCGTGCCCGTCGCCCGTGCCCCAGTTGGGGTCGTCCAGTACGTCGCGGCGTACCTCGTTGTAGAGGTCGGCGCCCACGACACGGGAGTCGGTGGCGTACCGGCGGGCCATGAAGACCCAGTCGTCCGTCCACTGCTGGGTGGACTGGCTGCTGTTCCACCGTTCGTTGCCGTCGATGCCGCAGCACCAACGGGAGGTGTTCGTATGGTTGTTGAGGATGACCGCGAACCCGTCCTGGGTGAGGGCGGCCACGACGGCGTCGTAGATCTGCAGGGGCGTCCTGCCGCGCAGTTGCGGATTGGCGGCGACGGCCACGTCCGGCACGGGCGCTGTCGCGTGGATCATCTCGTTGGAGAACGGCAGCCGGATGCTGTTGATGCCGAGTTCGTGGAAGTCGGCGAGCAGTTCGGGCAGCGGGGCACGGTCGAGGCCGAGGGGGATGCCGTAGGAGTCCTGGCCTGCGTGGTGGTTGGCGGGGTCGGTGCTGCTGCCGCTTCCGGTCCATGAGCCCTGAGCGCCGTCCCAGTTGGCCGACTTCAGGCGGAACCGGTTTCCCCGGGCGTCGACGATGTACCGGCCCTGGGTCGACAGCGGCGGCTGCCAGGTGTCGGCCGCCGCGGCGTTGGCCTGGGGGAGGGCTTTGGCGGCGACGGGCTCCGGGACGGTGGCCATGGCCGTCGGCGCCGTGGTCAGCAGCGCGAGAACGGCCGTCCCTGATGTCAGGTACTTGACAAGTCTACGTATGGTCGGCATCCGGTCCTCTGTGGGGGCGCTGGGGTGAGGCTGGCGAGTCGGTATCGCGAGGGACGAGCGCCGGTGAGTGGCGCCCTTCCAGAGTGACATCAAGGCCGGCCCTGGTCACCGGTCTTGGTGGCGGCCGCCAGCCTACAATCGGCAGCGGCCGCCGGCCTATGGGCGGGCGGTAGCCGGGTCGACCTCGGTTGTTGCGGCCGTCCTTTCCTGAGTCGACGCCGCCCCCATCGGTTCGATCCGTCTGATCCATCTGATCTGTCTGATCCATCTGATGCGTTGGGTCCGAACGATCCGTTCGGTGCGGCCCGGAGAAAAAGCAGGTGCGTGCGGCCTGGGTCCGTGCCAGGCTCCGCCAGTGAATCGTGAACAGATCTCCAGGCTTGCCCATGCGGACCATCCGATTGCGGCCCCGCTCGACGACGACTCGGTGCGCCGACTGCTGGAACGCGGTATTCCGCGAGGTGGCGCGCGCGTACTCGACCTCGGCTGCGGTGGCGGGGAGTGGCTCCTGCGCGCGCTGGCCACGCATCCGCACCTGCGGGCCGAGGGCGTCGACATCTCCGAGAGCGCGCTGGCACACGCCCGGAAGGCCGCGCGCACCCTCGGCCTGCAAGAGCGCCTCGTGCTCCACCAGGAGAATGCCGCGGACTTCGCTGCCCCGCACATGTTCGACCTGGTGATCAGCGTCGGCGCCACGCATGCCTTCGGCGGCCTGCTCGCCACCCTCGAGGCGGCACGCAAACACCTGGCTCCCGGCGGTCGCGTCCTGGTCGGTGACGGATTCTGGTCACAGGAGCCGTCCCCCGACGCCGTGGAGATGCTCGGCGACCTCGCCGACCTGCCGACCACCGTGGACCGCGTCATCTCCGACGGATGGACACCCGTCGACGGGCACATCAGCACGAGCCGGGAGCTCGACGACTACGAATGGGCCTGGACGGGGTCACTGGCCTCATGGGCCTTGGACCACCCCGACGATCCGGACAGTTCGCAGGCGCTGGCGGCGGCCACCACCCACCGCACCGAATGGCTGAGCGTCTACCGGGACGTCTTCGGCTTCGTCTGCCTGATCCTGCGCCCGACGTCCGACTGAAGCCGCCCGCGCCGGTCCGGCGAACCCCTGTCCGCCTGCGACAGCGTCCATGCCGGTCATCGCTCGGCCGACCCTTCGCCGCACAATGTCGTCATGATCACCGTGCGCCTCCGCCCCAGCGCCGGTGCCTCCGAGCAGAGTGATCCAGCAGGTCGGTCCGCGTGCGGACCGACCTGCACGCCGGAGAGCTGACGCAACCTCAAGAAGGGGTGTCCATGACAGGGTTGACCCGCCGCAGACTCCTGGGTTCGGCCGCGGGCGCGCTGGGCGGCGCCGCGGCACTCTCCCTCCTCCCGCCGAGCGTCCAGAAGGCCGTCGCGGCCGGGCCGCCGAAGCACGGCTCGCTCCGCGACATCGAGCACGTCGTCATGCTGATGCAGGAGAACCGATCCTTCGACCACTACTTCGGCACCCTGTCCGGCGTCCGCGGCTTCGCCGACCCGCACGCGCTGAAGCTCGACACCGGGCGGTC is a window of Streptomyces sp. NBC_00271 DNA encoding:
- a CDS encoding MFS transporter, whose protein sequence is MDGDRRGWRQCLLSGAVFVVCMAGTTLPSPLYGLYQEKFGFSELTVTVVYAVYAFGVIGVLLLTGNASDSVGRRPVLLWGLGFSAASAVCFLCATGLGWLYAGRLLSGLSAGLFTGTATAYVMELAPYGGASRATFVATAANMGGLGCGPLLSGVLAQYAAWPLYLPFAVHLALVACSAVVLLRLPETVRERRPLSTVRPQRPGLPAQVRAVFGPAAIASFVGFALFGVFTSVSPAFLAQSLKVDNHAVSGLVVALAFFASTAGQLAVGRVGMGRSLPLGCAALLVGLALLAGALRWDLMVLVVLSALVGGGGQGLAFRAALSAVAEASPADRRAAVISMLFVVAYAGISVPVIGVGLLAVHIGLEGAGLVFIVCMAVLVSTAAVYLLRRPVPART
- a CDS encoding glycoside hydrolase family 5 protein — protein: MPTIRRLVKYLTSGTAVLALLTTAPTAMATVPEPVAAKALPQANAAAADTWQPPLSTQGRYIVDARGNRFRLKSANWDGAQGSWTGSGSSTDPANHHAGQDSYGIPLGLDRAPLPELLADFHELGINSIRLPFSNEMIHATAPVPDVAVAANPQLRGRTPLQIYDAVVAALTQDGFAVILNNHTNTSRWCCGIDGNERWNSSQSTQQWTDDWVFMARRYATDSRVVGADLYNEVRRDVLDDPNWGTGDGHDWYAAAQQAADRILTEANPNLLIVIEGINWTGIPVDGLPHDRPTLTPVRTLSHTLVDAHKLVYSAHFYGYTGPRHSGATGIGETHDARYQDLTRDQLYQVLADQAFYVTTEGQHYTAPVWISEFGIGANETGTAPRTWFGNITDYFADHDADFAYWPLVGWEGHDDWALLRYDTAGRRYGILDQGDWRATAWSHLMTAPTRTGTITPVPVWRMLTTDHGDQVQSLRVRAGGDWDSGAYKAACPDGLRLIGLSHTSGRGLCTDTTTGDLRAAGNAQTVVTDERYVPTGGDWASGYTKLQCPAGQFLIGYSRRGDRVSAALCAPGRTPLGATGRTVWFDRSDTRPADLAGGDFAYGVYKGQCSADEYAAGIAFTTRVGSTAGPAALLCTPLKP
- a CDS encoding SAM-dependent methyltransferase, whose protein sequence is MNREQISRLAHADHPIAAPLDDDSVRRLLERGIPRGGARVLDLGCGGGEWLLRALATHPHLRAEGVDISESALAHARKAARTLGLQERLVLHQENAADFAAPHMFDLVISVGATHAFGGLLATLEAARKHLAPGGRVLVGDGFWSQEPSPDAVEMLGDLADLPTTVDRVISDGWTPVDGHISTSRELDDYEWAWTGSLASWALDHPDDPDSSQALAAATTHRTEWLSVYRDVFGFVCLILRPTSD